Proteins encoded within one genomic window of Sphaerotilus montanus:
- the accD gene encoding acetyl-CoA carboxylase, carboxyltransferase subunit beta, giving the protein MSWLDKLLPPKIQQTKPSERRTVPEGLWVKCASCETVLYKTDLEGNLNVCPKCGHHHRIDARARLNGFLDDEGRYEIGQEVLPVDALKFKDSKKYPERLKEAMEATGETDALVVMGGSVLSIPLVAAAFEFDFMGGSMGSVVGERFVRGVETAIEQKVPFVCFTATGGARMQEGLLSLMQMAKTNAALTRLGKAKLPYISVLTDPTMGGVSAGFAFVGDVVIAEPKALIGFAGPRVIENTVREKLPEGFQRSEFLIEKGALDMIVDRRELRQTVARLLAMLQRQSADAVS; this is encoded by the coding sequence ATGAGTTGGCTCGACAAGCTGCTGCCCCCCAAGATCCAGCAGACCAAACCCAGCGAGCGCCGCACGGTGCCGGAAGGCCTGTGGGTCAAGTGCGCGTCCTGCGAGACGGTGCTCTACAAGACCGACCTGGAGGGCAACCTCAACGTCTGTCCCAAGTGCGGCCACCACCACCGCATCGACGCCCGCGCCCGCCTGAACGGCTTCCTCGACGACGAAGGCCGCTACGAGATCGGCCAGGAAGTCCTGCCGGTCGATGCGCTGAAGTTCAAGGACAGCAAGAAGTACCCTGAGCGTCTGAAGGAAGCCATGGAGGCCACCGGCGAGACCGACGCACTGGTTGTGATGGGCGGCTCTGTGTTGAGCATTCCGCTGGTCGCCGCCGCGTTCGAGTTCGACTTCATGGGCGGCTCGATGGGTTCGGTGGTCGGCGAGCGTTTCGTGCGCGGGGTCGAGACAGCCATCGAGCAGAAGGTGCCGTTCGTCTGCTTCACCGCCACGGGTGGCGCGCGCATGCAGGAGGGCCTGCTGTCGCTGATGCAGATGGCCAAGACCAACGCCGCGCTGACCCGCCTCGGCAAGGCGAAGCTGCCCTACATCAGCGTGCTGACCGACCCGACCATGGGCGGCGTGTCGGCGGGCTTCGCGTTCGTGGGTGACGTGGTCATCGCCGAACCGAAGGCGCTGATCGGTTTTGCCGGCCCGCGCGTGATCGAGAACACCGTGCGCGAGAAGCTGCCGGAAGGCTTCCAGCGCTCGGAGTTCCTGATCGAGAAGGGCGCGCTGGACATGATCGTGGACCGCCGCGAGCTGCGCCAGACCGTCGCCCGCCTGCTGGCCATGCTGCAGCGCCAGAGCGCGGACGCGGTGTCCTGA
- the trpA gene encoding tryptophan synthase subunit alpha codes for MSRIQTTFARLAAQGRKALIPYVTAGDPYADVTVDLMHGMVAAGADVIELGVPFSDPMADGPVIQRASERALLKHISTAHVLEMVRAFRETDATTPVVLMGYANPVECYGPDRFVDDAKKAGVDGVLVVDYPPQECEAFAARLRAADMDAIFLLAPTSTDQRMAEVGRIATGYVYYVSLKGVTGAGHLDTDAVARMVPRIRAQVSVPVGVGFGIRDAETAVAVARVSDAVVIGSRIIQLIENEPRERVVPVAAGFLREIRAALDTLQGETA; via the coding sequence GTGAGCCGCATCCAGACCACCTTCGCGCGCCTGGCCGCGCAGGGCCGCAAGGCGCTGATTCCCTATGTGACCGCAGGCGATCCGTACGCCGATGTGACCGTCGACCTGATGCACGGCATGGTCGCGGCGGGCGCCGACGTGATCGAACTCGGCGTTCCGTTCTCGGACCCGATGGCCGACGGCCCGGTGATCCAGCGCGCCAGCGAGCGCGCGCTGCTCAAGCACATCAGCACGGCGCACGTGCTGGAGATGGTGCGCGCCTTCCGCGAGACGGATGCGACGACGCCGGTGGTGCTGATGGGCTATGCCAACCCGGTCGAGTGCTACGGGCCGGACCGCTTCGTGGACGACGCGAAGAAGGCTGGCGTCGATGGCGTGCTCGTCGTGGACTATCCGCCGCAGGAATGCGAAGCCTTCGCCGCACGGCTGCGCGCCGCGGACATGGATGCGATCTTCCTGCTCGCTCCGACGTCGACTGACCAGCGCATGGCCGAAGTCGGCCGCATCGCCACAGGCTACGTCTACTACGTCTCGCTCAAGGGCGTGACCGGCGCCGGTCACCTCGACACCGACGCGGTCGCGCGCATGGTGCCGCGCATCCGCGCCCAGGTGAGCGTGCCAGTGGGCGTCGGCTTCGGCATCCGGGACGCAGAAACCGCCGTCGCCGTGGCCCGTGTGTCGGACGCGGTGGTGATCGGTTCCCGTATCATCCAGTTGATCGAAAACGAACCGCGCGAGCGGGTGGTACCGGTCGCTGCCGGTTTCCTCCGCGAGATCCGTGCGGCATTGGATACCCTCCAAGGAGAAACCGCATGA
- the trpB gene encoding tryptophan synthase subunit beta codes for MFTYDQPDARGHFGVYGGSFVAETLSHALDELRGAYEHYRHDPQFIAEFRRELKHFVGRPSPVYHADRMSREMGGAQIYLKREDLNHTGAHKVNNTIGQALLAKRMGKPRVIAETGAGQHGVATATICARYGMECVVYMGSEDVKRQSPNVYRMHLLGARVVPVESGSKTLKDALNEAMRDWVTNVENTFYIIGTVAGPHPYPAMVRDFQSVIGTECLTQMPELIAELGGPAGRQPDAVVACVGGGSNAMGIFHPYIPHEGTRLIGVEAAGEGLDTLKHSASLQLGKPGVLHGNRTYILQDANGQITETHSVSAGLDYPGVGPEHAYLKDIGRAEYVGITDKEALEAFHYLCRTEGIIPALESSHAVAYAMKLAKTMRPDQHILVNLSGRGDKDIGTVADLSGADFYCRPSCRGQSVKGGAL; via the coding sequence ATGTTTACCTACGACCAACCCGATGCCCGCGGGCATTTCGGGGTCTACGGCGGCAGTTTTGTCGCTGAAACCCTCAGCCACGCGCTCGACGAACTGCGCGGCGCCTATGAGCATTACCGCCACGATCCGCAGTTCATCGCCGAATTCCGGCGCGAGCTGAAGCACTTCGTCGGCCGCCCCAGCCCGGTTTACCACGCCGACCGCATGAGCCGCGAGATGGGCGGCGCGCAGATCTACCTCAAGCGCGAAGACCTCAACCACACCGGCGCGCACAAGGTCAACAACACCATCGGCCAGGCCCTGCTCGCCAAGCGCATGGGCAAGCCGCGCGTGATCGCCGAGACCGGTGCCGGCCAGCACGGCGTGGCGACCGCGACGATCTGCGCGCGCTACGGCATGGAGTGCGTGGTCTACATGGGCTCCGAGGACGTCAAGCGCCAGAGCCCGAACGTCTACCGCATGCACCTGCTGGGCGCCCGTGTCGTGCCGGTCGAGTCGGGCAGCAAGACGCTGAAGGACGCGCTCAACGAGGCGATGCGCGACTGGGTCACCAACGTCGAGAACACCTTCTACATCATCGGCACGGTCGCGGGCCCGCACCCGTATCCGGCCATGGTGCGCGACTTCCAGAGCGTGATCGGCACCGAATGCCTGACGCAGATGCCGGAGCTGATCGCCGAGCTGGGTGGCCCCGCAGGCCGCCAGCCGGACGCCGTGGTCGCCTGCGTGGGCGGCGGCAGCAACGCGATGGGCATCTTCCACCCCTACATTCCGCATGAAGGCACGCGCCTGATCGGCGTCGAGGCGGCGGGCGAGGGTCTGGACACGCTCAAGCATTCGGCTTCGCTGCAACTCGGCAAGCCCGGCGTGCTGCACGGCAACCGCACCTACATCCTGCAGGACGCCAACGGCCAGATCACCGAGACGCACTCCGTGTCGGCCGGGCTGGACTACCCCGGCGTGGGCCCGGAGCACGCTTATCTGAAGGACATCGGTCGCGCCGAGTACGTGGGCATCACCGACAAGGAGGCGCTGGAGGCCTTCCACTACCTCTGCCGCACCGAGGGCATCATCCCGGCGCTGGAGTCGAGCCACGCGGTCGCCTACGCGATGAAACTGGCGAAGACGATGCGTCCGGACCAGCACATCCTGGTCAACCTGTCCGGCCGTGGCGACAAGGACATCGGCACCGTCGCCGACCTGTCGGGGGCCGATTTCTACTGCCGCCCGTCGTGTCGCGGGCAGAGCGTCAAGGGAGGTGCGCTGTGA
- a CDS encoding phosphoribosylanthranilate isomerase translates to MSVSIDFPPSGLTARTRIKICGLTREQDVDKAVAAGADAIGLVFYARSPRYVSLERAVQLVRRLPPFVTPVGLFVNAEPAQIAEACAAIPTLLLQFHGDETLAQCEAPGRPYLRAARMMPGFDLLDFAQSCSSAQAILLDAHVEGYGGGGKVFDWSLIPSGVSRPVVLSGGLNHANVIDGVLRVRPCAVDVSSGVEVGKGVKDAALMRQFCEAVREADARRADADSGY, encoded by the coding sequence ATGAGCGTTTCGATTGACTTTCCGCCGTCGGGCCTGACCGCGCGGACCCGCATCAAGATCTGTGGCCTGACCCGCGAACAGGACGTCGATAAGGCCGTGGCGGCCGGTGCCGATGCGATCGGGCTGGTGTTCTATGCCCGCAGCCCGCGGTACGTGTCGCTGGAGCGTGCCGTGCAGTTGGTGCGGCGCCTGCCCCCGTTCGTCACGCCGGTCGGTCTGTTCGTGAACGCGGAGCCGGCGCAGATCGCCGAAGCCTGCGCGGCCATCCCGACCTTGCTGCTCCAGTTCCACGGAGATGAAACTCTCGCACAGTGCGAAGCCCCCGGGCGCCCCTATCTGCGCGCCGCGCGCATGATGCCGGGCTTTGATTTGTTAGACTTTGCACAGTCTTGCTCCAGCGCCCAGGCCATCCTGCTCGACGCGCATGTCGAGGGGTATGGCGGAGGCGGAAAGGTTTTCGATTGGTCTCTCATTCCGTCAGGCGTGTCCCGTCCGGTCGTTTTGTCTGGTGGGTTGAATCATGCCAATGTGATCGATGGCGTGCTTCGCGTGCGGCCCTGTGCCGTGGACGTGAGTTCCGGCGTTGAAGTCGGCAAGGGCGTCAAGGACGCCGCGCTGATGCGCCAATTCTGCGAAGCGGTCCGCGAAGCCGATGCCCGACGGGCGGACGCCGACAGCGGATACTGA
- the truA gene encoding tRNA pseudouridine(38-40) synthase TruA: MRLALGVAYRGTAYHGWQSQPDGCTVQDHLEKALSRFAVAPIQTLCAGRTDTGVHGLNQVVHFDTDRDREPFSWVRGTNRYLPDDIAVQWCSPVSDDFHARNLARGRRYAYIVVESPVRPSIEKGSVGWTFRPLEAEAMRRAAAHLIGEHDFSAFRSSDCQALSPVKLMREISIVRHGAYWRFDFEAVAFLHHMIRNLMGCLIAVGTGTRPSDWVAEVLASRRRERAAPTFAADGLYFLGPRYDAHHGLPTRTAGFDWLPGGWQR; this comes from the coding sequence TTGCGCCTCGCGCTAGGCGTCGCCTACCGCGGCACCGCCTACCACGGCTGGCAGAGCCAGCCTGACGGATGCACGGTTCAGGACCATCTGGAAAAGGCGCTGTCGCGGTTCGCGGTGGCGCCCATCCAGACCCTCTGTGCCGGTCGCACCGACACGGGCGTGCACGGTCTCAACCAGGTGGTCCACTTCGATACCGACCGGGACCGTGAACCGTTCTCCTGGGTGCGCGGCACCAACCGCTATCTGCCCGACGACATCGCGGTCCAGTGGTGTTCTCCGGTCAGTGACGATTTCCATGCACGCAACCTCGCCCGCGGGCGGCGGTATGCCTACATCGTGGTGGAGTCGCCGGTGCGACCGTCCATCGAGAAGGGCTCGGTCGGCTGGACCTTCCGGCCTCTGGAGGCCGAGGCCATGCGCCGCGCCGCGGCCCACCTGATCGGCGAACACGATTTCTCCGCGTTCCGCTCGTCCGACTGCCAGGCGCTGTCGCCGGTGAAGCTGATGCGCGAGATCTCCATCGTGCGCCACGGGGCCTACTGGCGCTTCGATTTCGAGGCGGTGGCCTTCCTGCACCACATGATCCGCAACCTCATGGGCTGTCTGATCGCGGTCGGCACGGGCACGCGGCCGAGCGACTGGGTGGCCGAGGTGCTCGCGTCCCGCCGGCGCGAGCGCGCTGCCCCGACCTTTGCCGCAGACGGCCTGTACTTTCTCGGACCCCGCTACGATGCGCACCATGGCTTGCCGACCCGCACGGCGGGGTTCGACTGGTTGCCTGGTGGCTGGCAGCGCTGA
- a CDS encoding FimV/HubP family polar landmark protein has product MIRSLGDALNTQTKRTGRLALREVAAVVAVVAALGAAPSAWSLSLGRLSVQSALGESLRAEIDVTSLTPDESANLRVRVAPPDAYRIAGVDYNAVLPSTAVSLQRRADGTPYLRITSDRSVQEPFVDVILELSWSSGRLLREYTLLFDPPSVARAPAAPATPAVVAAAPARPTKAELAASAAAEAAARAEAMKRLAPAPAAAESAEPAALAKAPVRRPAAPSPVPAPAANAAAGSGTEYQVKSGDTLSNVASKLQVEGISLDQMLVGLYQGNTQAFIGNNMNRLRSGAVLTVPSAQQLGSVDAREARRLVQVQSANFNAYRQRLAGAVPEQVKPVEPTRKSGGQVRTEVVESGAAGVAKPDRLQLDKPKTAGKGQTTTPEETVVKQRAEKEASSRVNELARNLDELKKLQAASGAAAAGTGKAAAAASGPAVVAKAPEKPAELASAPVVAASAPMVVAAASAKEPLPIVASAPAPAVVASAPAVVPVVPAASRPAMPMDTTPAEEPSLIDSLSENPMLLPGAGLILAILAGLGYYRLRGKNKDEAGVTSFLESRLQPDSFFGASGGQRVDTRDAAGTPSSMSYSLSQIDAIGDVDPVAEADVYLAYGRDLQAEEILKEAMRANPERLAIRTKLLEVYAKRRDTKGYELLAGELYGLTGGQGEDWLRAQELGRSIDPDNPLYEQGGQPHSGYASESGGGEMLGASTMPQSVVPSPSRFENSAIPDFDLGADTPSGSSASIDLDISVPGPMDSLPPVSSPLSTGHGAFGATAAATAASAFGVAGMSSSLDVPADSGHSSLDFELHDLPEISEPITEAGDLQKIDMGGLSLDFDLQPTTSSGAMDAYPMLVDGEDADPLSRKIELAKEFLDFGDAESARDMLQEVIEKSDGDLRAKAQAMLDKLA; this is encoded by the coding sequence ATGATTCGCAGCTTGGGAGACGCCTTGAATACCCAGACGAAGCGCACGGGGCGTTTGGCTCTGAGAGAAGTGGCGGCCGTGGTCGCGGTGGTCGCAGCACTTGGTGCCGCGCCATCCGCCTGGTCCTTGAGTCTCGGCCGCTTGAGCGTTCAATCCGCCTTGGGCGAATCGCTGCGGGCCGAGATCGACGTCACCAGCCTCACGCCGGACGAATCCGCCAATCTGCGGGTGCGGGTCGCACCGCCGGATGCCTACCGGATTGCCGGTGTGGATTACAACGCCGTTCTGCCGTCCACCGCGGTGTCGTTGCAGCGCCGTGCCGATGGCACACCCTATTTGAGAATCACCAGCGACCGTTCCGTCCAGGAGCCGTTTGTCGATGTGATCCTGGAGTTGTCCTGGTCGAGCGGCCGACTGCTGCGCGAATACACGCTGCTGTTCGATCCGCCGTCCGTGGCGCGTGCGCCAGCGGCTCCGGCGACGCCGGCCGTGGTGGCCGCCGCACCCGCGCGGCCGACGAAGGCCGAACTGGCTGCGTCTGCTGCCGCCGAGGCTGCTGCACGCGCCGAAGCGATGAAGCGCCTGGCACCAGCGCCGGCGGCTGCCGAATCGGCCGAGCCGGCTGCGCTCGCCAAGGCGCCTGTCCGTCGACCTGCTGCACCGTCTCCTGTGCCAGCCCCGGCAGCCAATGCCGCCGCGGGCAGCGGGACTGAGTACCAGGTCAAGTCGGGCGACACCCTGTCGAACGTTGCCAGCAAGCTGCAGGTCGAAGGCATTTCCCTGGACCAGATGCTGGTCGGCCTGTACCAGGGCAATACACAAGCCTTCATCGGCAACAACATGAACCGGCTGCGCTCCGGCGCGGTGCTGACCGTTCCGTCGGCCCAGCAGCTCGGCAGCGTCGATGCGCGCGAGGCCCGGCGCCTCGTCCAGGTGCAGAGCGCCAATTTCAATGCCTATCGCCAGCGACTGGCGGGTGCCGTGCCCGAGCAGGTCAAGCCTGTCGAGCCGACCCGCAAGTCTGGCGGGCAGGTGCGCACGGAAGTGGTCGAAAGCGGTGCTGCGGGCGTGGCCAAGCCGGATCGGCTGCAACTCGACAAGCCGAAGACGGCGGGCAAGGGCCAGACGACGACTCCGGAAGAGACCGTCGTCAAGCAACGAGCCGAAAAGGAAGCCAGTTCGCGTGTCAACGAGCTTGCCCGCAATCTGGATGAGCTGAAGAAGCTGCAGGCGGCCTCTGGCGCTGCAGCGGCTGGCACCGGCAAGGCGGCCGCTGCGGCTTCCGGCCCGGCTGTCGTGGCAAAGGCGCCCGAAAAGCCTGCTGAGCTGGCCTCCGCCCCGGTGGTTGCGGCTTCGGCGCCGATGGTGGTCGCTGCGGCGTCGGCCAAGGAGCCGCTGCCGATCGTGGCCTCTGCACCGGCTCCTGCGGTCGTGGCGAGTGCGCCGGCCGTGGTGCCGGTGGTGCCCGCTGCGTCGCGTCCGGCCATGCCGATGGACACCACGCCGGCCGAAGAGCCGTCGCTGATCGACTCGCTGTCCGAGAATCCGATGCTGTTGCCGGGTGCCGGTCTGATCCTGGCCATCCTGGCCGGACTGGGCTACTACCGTCTGCGTGGCAAGAACAAGGATGAAGCCGGCGTCACATCCTTCCTGGAAAGCCGCCTCCAGCCGGATTCGTTCTTTGGCGCCAGTGGTGGCCAGCGCGTCGATACCCGTGATGCCGCGGGAACACCGTCGTCGATGAGCTATTCGCTGAGCCAGATCGATGCGATCGGCGATGTCGATCCGGTCGCCGAGGCCGATGTGTACCTGGCCTACGGCCGCGACCTGCAAGCCGAGGAAATCCTCAAGGAAGCGATGCGGGCCAATCCGGAGCGCCTCGCCATTCGTACCAAGCTGCTGGAGGTCTATGCCAAGCGCCGCGACACCAAGGGCTACGAACTGCTGGCGGGTGAACTGTACGGCTTGACCGGCGGCCAGGGCGAAGACTGGTTGCGCGCGCAGGAACTGGGTCGCTCGATCGATCCGGACAACCCGCTGTACGAGCAGGGTGGTCAGCCGCACTCCGGCTATGCGTCGGAATCCGGTGGTGGCGAGATGCTGGGGGCCAGCACCATGCCGCAATCGGTGGTGCCGTCGCCCTCCCGGTTCGAGAACAGCGCCATCCCCGATTTCGATCTGGGGGCTGATACGCCGTCGGGCAGTTCGGCCTCCATCGACCTCGACATCTCGGTTCCGGGTCCGATGGACTCGCTGCCACCGGTGTCGAGTCCCCTGTCGACCGGGCATGGTGCGTTCGGTGCCACCGCTGCCGCCACGGCTGCCAGCGCGTTTGGTGTCGCAGGCATGTCCAGTTCGCTGGATGTGCCGGCCGATTCGGGTCACAGCAGTCTGGATTTCGAACTGCACGATCTGCCCGAGATCAGCGAGCCGATCACGGAAGCCGGTGATCTGCAGAAGATCGACATGGGCGGACTGTCGCTCGACTTCGATCTGCAGCCGACGACCTCGTCTGGGGCCATGGATGCCTATCCGATGCTGGTCGATGGCGAGGACGCTGATCCGCTGTCGCGCAAGATCGAACTGGCCAAGGAGTTCCTCGATTTCGGCGATGCCGAATCTGCGCGCGACATGCTGCAGGAAGTGATCGAGAAGTCCGATGGGGATCTGCGCGCCAAGGCGCAGGCCATGCTGGACAAGCTGGCGTGA
- the asd gene encoding aspartate-semialdehyde dehydrogenase — translation MKLVGLVGWRGMVGSVLMDRMQAEGDFGLIEPLFFSTSNAGGAAPAMAKNETKLQNAYDIEALKRCEIIITAQGGDYTSEVFPKLRAAGWNGHWIDAASTLRMESDAVIILDPVNMPVIKDAMAKGGKNWVGGNCTVSCMLMGVGALYKAGLVEWMSTQTYQAASGGGAQHMRELLTQYGTLNAEVRALLDDPKSAILEIDRKVIAKQRALTSAETANFGVPLGGSLIPWIDKDLGNGQSKEEWKGMAETNKILGLGEGFDSAPIPVDGFCVRVGAMRCHSQALTFKLKKDVPVADLEAMIAADNQWVKVVPNTREATIRDLTPVAVTGTMTIPVGRIRKLAMGPEYVGAFTIGDQLLWGAAEPLRRMLRILLDA, via the coding sequence ATGAAACTCGTAGGATTGGTCGGATGGCGCGGCATGGTCGGCTCCGTCCTGATGGACCGCATGCAGGCCGAGGGCGATTTCGGCCTGATCGAGCCGCTGTTCTTCTCGACGTCCAACGCCGGCGGCGCGGCCCCGGCGATGGCGAAGAACGAGACGAAACTCCAGAACGCGTATGACATCGAGGCGCTCAAGCGCTGCGAGATCATCATCACCGCGCAGGGTGGCGACTACACCTCCGAGGTGTTCCCCAAGCTGCGCGCGGCGGGCTGGAACGGCCACTGGATCGATGCGGCCTCGACGCTGCGCATGGAATCCGACGCCGTCATCATCCTCGACCCGGTCAACATGCCGGTGATCAAGGACGCGATGGCCAAGGGCGGCAAGAACTGGGTGGGCGGCAACTGCACCGTGAGCTGCATGCTGATGGGCGTGGGCGCGCTCTACAAGGCCGGTCTGGTCGAGTGGATGAGCACCCAGACCTACCAGGCAGCGTCCGGTGGCGGCGCGCAGCACATGCGCGAGCTGCTGACGCAGTACGGCACGCTGAACGCCGAAGTGCGCGCGCTGCTGGACGACCCGAAGAGCGCGATCCTGGAGATCGACCGCAAGGTCATCGCCAAGCAGCGTGCCCTGACCTCGGCCGAGACCGCGAACTTCGGCGTGCCGCTGGGCGGCTCGCTGATCCCGTGGATCGACAAGGACCTGGGCAACGGCCAGTCCAAGGAAGAGTGGAAGGGCATGGCCGAGACCAACAAGATCCTGGGTCTGGGCGAGGGTTTCGACTCTGCGCCGATCCCGGTCGATGGTTTCTGCGTGCGCGTCGGCGCGATGCGCTGCCACAGCCAGGCGCTGACCTTCAAGCTGAAGAAGGATGTGCCGGTCGCCGATCTGGAGGCCATGATCGCGGCCGACAACCAGTGGGTGAAGGTGGTGCCGAATACCCGTGAGGCCACGATTCGTGATCTGACGCCGGTGGCGGTGACGGGCACGATGACGATTCCGGTCGGCCGCATCCGCAAGCTGGCGATGGGTCCGGAGTATGTTGGCGCCTTCACCATCGGTGACCAGTTGCTCTGGGGCGCGGCCGAACCGCTGCGCCGCATGCTGCGCATCCTGCTGGACGCGTAA
- the leuB gene encoding 3-isopropylmalate dehydrogenase: MKIAVLPGDGIGTEIVAEAVRVLNVLDLPFEMEEAKVGGAAYEAHGHPLPESTLNLAKASDAILFGAVGDWKYDTLERSLRPEQAILGLRKHLGLFANFRPAICYEQLVGASSLKPELIAGLDILIIRELTGDIYFGQPRGRRIATDGHFPGAEEAFDTMRYSRPEIERIAHVAFQAARKRSKRVTSVDKANVLETFQFWKDVVTEVHKEYPDVALDHMYVDNAAMQLVKAPKKFDVLFTGNMFGDILSDEAAMLTGSIGMLPSASLNAKGQGLYEPSHGSAPDIAGKGVANPLATILSAAMMLRYSLQQPEAADRIESAVRAVLAEGYRTPDIWSEGTTRVGTREMGDAVVAAVTQGIKGITKS, from the coding sequence ATGAAAATCGCAGTTCTCCCCGGTGACGGCATCGGCACCGAAATCGTCGCCGAAGCGGTCCGCGTGCTGAACGTGCTCGACCTGCCCTTCGAGATGGAAGAGGCCAAGGTCGGCGGCGCCGCCTATGAGGCCCACGGCCACCCGCTGCCGGAGTCGACGCTGAACCTCGCCAAGGCCTCCGACGCGATCCTGTTTGGCGCCGTCGGCGACTGGAAGTACGACACGCTGGAGCGCTCGCTGCGCCCGGAGCAGGCAATCCTGGGTCTGCGCAAGCACCTGGGCCTGTTCGCCAACTTCCGCCCGGCGATCTGCTACGAGCAACTCGTCGGCGCCTCCAGCCTGAAGCCCGAGCTGATCGCGGGGCTGGACATCCTGATCATCCGCGAGCTGACCGGCGACATCTACTTCGGCCAGCCGCGCGGCCGCCGCATCGCTACCGACGGGCACTTCCCCGGCGCCGAGGAAGCCTTCGACACGATGCGCTACAGCCGTCCGGAGATCGAACGCATCGCCCACGTCGCCTTCCAGGCTGCCCGCAAGCGCAGCAAGCGTGTGACGAGCGTGGACAAGGCGAACGTGCTGGAGACCTTCCAGTTCTGGAAGGACGTGGTCACCGAGGTGCACAAGGAGTACCCGGACGTCGCGCTCGACCACATGTACGTGGACAACGCGGCCATGCAGCTCGTCAAGGCGCCGAAGAAGTTCGACGTGCTCTTCACCGGCAACATGTTCGGCGACATCCTCTCGGACGAGGCGGCGATGCTGACCGGCTCGATCGGGATGCTGCCTTCAGCTTCGCTTAACGCGAAGGGCCAGGGCCTGTACGAACCCAGCCACGGCAGCGCGCCGGACATCGCCGGCAAGGGCGTGGCCAATCCACTGGCTACAATCCTGTCCGCTGCCATGATGCTCCGTTATTCACTCCAACAGCCCGAGGCCGCCGACCGCATCGAGTCGGCTGTCCGCGCTGTGCTGGCCGAGGGCTATCGCACGCCCGACATCTGGTCGGAGGGGACGACGCGAGTGGGCACGCGCGAGATGGGGGACGCGGTCGTGGCTGCTGTCACCCAGGGCATTAAAGGCATTACCAAGAGCTGA
- the leuD gene encoding 3-isopropylmalate dehydratase small subunit: protein MQAFTVHKGLVAPMDRDNVDTDAIIPKQFLKSIQRSGFGPNLFDEWRYLDVGQPGQEHVVRKPNPDFVLNQPRYQGASVLLARKNFGCGSSREHAPWALDQYGFRAILAPSFADIFFNNCFKNGLLPIVLPESVIAKLFDEVHAFPGYQLTIDLPRQVVVKGDGEEIPFEVQAFRKFCLTNGFDDIGLTLRHADKIRAFEAERLAAKPWLNHRLVG from the coding sequence ATGCAAGCCTTCACCGTCCACAAGGGTCTGGTCGCGCCGATGGACCGCGACAACGTCGACACCGACGCCATCATCCCCAAGCAGTTCCTCAAGTCGATCCAGCGCAGCGGCTTCGGCCCGAACCTGTTCGACGAGTGGCGCTACCTCGACGTGGGCCAGCCCGGCCAGGAACACGTCGTGCGCAAGCCCAACCCGGACTTCGTGCTGAACCAGCCGCGCTACCAGGGCGCCTCGGTGCTGCTGGCGCGCAAGAATTTCGGCTGCGGCTCCAGCCGCGAGCACGCACCGTGGGCGCTCGACCAGTACGGCTTCCGCGCCATCCTCGCCCCCAGCTTCGCTGACATCTTCTTCAACAACTGTTTCAAGAACGGGCTGTTGCCGATCGTGCTGCCGGAAAGCGTCATCGCGAAACTGTTCGACGAGGTCCACGCCTTCCCCGGCTACCAGCTCACGATCGACCTGCCGCGGCAGGTGGTGGTCAAGGGCGACGGCGAGGAAATTCCGTTCGAGGTGCAGGCCTTCCGCAAGTTCTGCCTGACCAACGGCTTTGACGACATCGGCCTGACGCTGCGCCACGCCGACAAGATCCGCGCCTTCGAGGCCGAGCGCCTGGCCGCCAAGCCGTGGCTCAACCACCGTCTGGTGGGCTGA